The Streptomyces camelliae genome window below encodes:
- a CDS encoding class I SAM-dependent methyltransferase, producing the protein MSTDTGTAVGHYDRLLAEHYTWMLGGDIQAAADRQAALLADLGLTGAESGGTAVDLGCGSGAQTLALLRLGFSPVIAVDTSRALLDELLAHVPDSGAVRPVHGDIRTALPEVSEPGTVRTVVCMGDTLPHLPARSDVPALLGDISRVLAPGGHLVLTYRDLTVELHGTDRFIPVRSSDDRLLTCFLEYRDEDTVIVHDLLHTRVDGSWRQRASSYPKLRIAPPWLAGQCRAAGLDVRRETADSRGMRILHAVKP; encoded by the coding sequence ATGAGCACCGACACGGGCACCGCCGTCGGCCACTACGACCGGCTGCTGGCCGAGCACTACACCTGGATGCTGGGCGGTGACATCCAGGCGGCCGCGGACCGGCAGGCCGCGCTGCTCGCCGACCTCGGGCTGACCGGTGCCGAGAGCGGTGGCACGGCCGTCGACCTGGGCTGCGGTTCCGGCGCGCAGACGCTGGCGCTGCTCCGGCTGGGCTTCTCCCCGGTGATCGCGGTGGACACCAGCCGCGCTCTGCTCGACGAACTCCTCGCGCACGTCCCGGACTCCGGTGCCGTCCGTCCGGTGCACGGCGACATCCGTACCGCTCTGCCCGAGGTGAGCGAGCCGGGCACGGTGAGGACCGTCGTGTGCATGGGGGACACGCTTCCCCATCTGCCCGCCAGGTCGGACGTGCCCGCGTTGCTCGGCGACATCAGCCGCGTGCTCGCTCCGGGCGGTCACCTCGTGCTCACCTACCGCGATCTGACGGTGGAACTGCACGGCACGGACCGCTTCATCCCGGTCCGCAGCAGCGACGACCGGCTGCTCACCTGCTTCCTCGAATACCGCGACGAGGACACCGTGATCGTCCACGACCTGCTGCACACCCGGGTCGACGGCTCCTGGCGGCAGCGGGCGAGCAGCTACCCCAAGCTCCGCATCGCACCGCCCTGGCTGGCCGGACAGTGCCGGGCGGCGGGGCTGGACGTCCGCCGGGAGACGGCCGACTCCAGGGGCATGCGGATCCTGCACGCGGTGAAGCCCTGA
- a CDS encoding 5,10-methylenetetrahydrofolate reductase, protein MAAETLRSLLGRVRYEVLPAKATEEKVLAHVPRDVVVTVTASPVKGLEPTLGLTERLAAHGYRVAPHVPARLLRDDAHLKDVAERLRAAGVDDVFVPAGDADPPAGPYDAALPVLRRLSELGRPFGELGITGYPESHPLIHDDLTIQSMWDKRAHATYIVSNLCFDPRVLGDWITRIRRRDITLPVYVGVAGPVQRAKLLAMATKIGVGESTRFLTKHASWFLRFATPGGYVPERLLDRGAEVFARPSAGVAGLHLFTFNQIAETERWRRAVLDRLDT, encoded by the coding sequence ATGGCCGCCGAGACGCTGCGGTCGCTGCTCGGCCGCGTCCGCTACGAGGTGCTCCCGGCCAAGGCGACGGAGGAGAAGGTCCTCGCCCATGTGCCCCGCGACGTCGTGGTCACGGTCACGGCGTCGCCGGTCAAGGGGCTGGAGCCGACACTCGGCCTGACCGAGCGGCTCGCGGCGCACGGGTACCGGGTCGCCCCGCATGTGCCCGCACGCTTACTGCGGGACGACGCACACCTGAAGGACGTGGCCGAGCGGCTGCGGGCGGCGGGCGTGGACGACGTGTTCGTGCCGGCGGGCGATGCCGACCCGCCGGCCGGGCCGTACGACGCGGCCCTGCCCGTGCTGCGCCGGCTGAGCGAGCTGGGCAGGCCCTTCGGGGAGCTGGGGATCACCGGCTATCCGGAGAGCCATCCGCTCATCCACGACGACCTCACCATCCAGTCGATGTGGGACAAGCGGGCGCACGCCACGTACATCGTCAGCAACCTGTGCTTCGACCCGCGCGTGCTCGGCGACTGGATCACCCGGATCCGGCGCCGTGACATCACCCTGCCCGTGTACGTCGGCGTCGCGGGGCCGGTGCAGCGGGCCAAGCTGCTGGCCATGGCGACGAAGATCGGGGTGGGGGAGTCGACGCGCTTTCTCACCAAGCACGCGTCGTGGTTCCTGCGGTTCGCGACCCCCGGCGGATATGTGCCGGAGCGCCTGCTCGACCGTGGCGCCGAGGTGTTCGCGAGGCCGTCGGCGGGGGTGGCCGGTCTGCACCTGTTCACCTTCAACCAGATCGCCGAGACGGAGCGCTGGCGGCGAGCGGTGCTGGACCGGCTGGACACCTGA
- a CDS encoding IclR family transcriptional regulator, protein MSNYSPDTETNGSPSGGVQSVDRAISVLEILAQRGEAGVSEVAAEIDVHKSTAFRLLGALEARGLVEQSGERGKYALGFGIVRLAGAVTGRIDITQQGRPVCERLAEEIGETVNIAVMQEHYAINLYQVRGTAAVTAHNWVGQLTPLHATSSGKIMLAHLPAKERAALLAEAGLKKLTPHTISSKAKLEKNLAEARERGYAWTLEELEIGLHAMAAPIRDREGQVIASISASGPSYRFTEERMHELAPALVKGAEDISHRMGYLG, encoded by the coding sequence ATGAGCAACTACAGTCCGGATACCGAAACGAACGGGTCGCCGTCCGGCGGAGTGCAGTCCGTCGACCGGGCGATCAGCGTCCTGGAGATCCTCGCCCAGCGTGGCGAGGCGGGCGTGAGCGAGGTGGCCGCCGAGATCGATGTGCACAAGTCCACCGCGTTCCGTCTGCTCGGCGCCCTGGAGGCGCGCGGCCTGGTGGAGCAATCGGGCGAGCGGGGCAAATACGCGCTCGGCTTCGGCATCGTACGCCTGGCGGGCGCCGTCACGGGACGTATCGACATCACCCAGCAGGGCCGGCCGGTGTGCGAGCGGCTCGCCGAGGAGATCGGCGAGACGGTCAACATCGCCGTGATGCAGGAGCACTACGCGATCAACCTGTACCAGGTGCGCGGTACGGCCGCCGTCACCGCGCACAACTGGGTCGGCCAGCTCACCCCGCTGCACGCCACCTCCAGCGGCAAGATCATGCTGGCCCACCTGCCCGCCAAGGAGCGGGCCGCGCTGCTGGCGGAGGCCGGCCTGAAGAAGCTGACCCCGCACACGATCTCCTCGAAGGCGAAGCTGGAGAAGAACCTCGCCGAGGCCCGGGAGCGCGGTTACGCCTGGACCCTGGAGGAGCTGGAGATCGGGCTGCACGCCATGGCGGCACCGATCCGGGACCGGGAGGGCCAGGTCATCGCGTCGATCAGCGCCTCCGGGCCGTCGTACCGGTTCACCGAGGAGCGCATGCACGAACTGGCCCCCGCGCTCGTCAAGGGCGCGGAGGACATCAGTCACCGGATGGGATACCTGGGCTGA
- a CDS encoding aromatic ring-hydroxylating oxygenase subunit alpha: MTSTSLPDSLIATLPGSAYTDPGIFAQEQERIFETMWFCVARSSELAKPGAFRTVDVGRESILVTRARDKSIRAYFNVCRHRGAKLCTEDTGEVKRAFQCPYHAWTYDLDGKLVAAPNLTKMPDVGRTEYGLVSVAVREWLGYVWVCLAENPPSFEEDVIGAVVERLGDVESIERYGIENLSVGRRITYDVQANWKLIIENFMECYHCATIHPELTEVLPEFADGYAAQYYVGHGAEFGTDIQGFTVDGSEGLDRIPGVSEDQDRRYYAITVKPQVFINLVPDHVIFHRMYPVAANRTIVECDWLYLPHVVESGKDVSRSVELFDRVNRQDFDACERTQPGMSSRLYAKGGVLVPSEHHIGAFHDWVNERLGTPRPE; encoded by the coding sequence GTGACCTCGACCAGCCTGCCGGACAGCCTGATCGCCACCCTCCCCGGCTCCGCCTACACGGACCCCGGCATCTTCGCCCAGGAACAGGAGCGCATCTTCGAGACGATGTGGTTCTGTGTCGCGCGCTCGTCGGAACTGGCGAAGCCCGGCGCCTTCCGCACCGTCGACGTGGGCCGCGAGAGCATCCTCGTCACCCGCGCCCGGGACAAGTCGATCCGGGCCTACTTCAACGTCTGCCGGCACCGCGGCGCCAAGCTCTGCACCGAGGACACCGGCGAGGTCAAGCGCGCCTTCCAGTGCCCGTACCACGCCTGGACGTACGACCTCGACGGCAAGCTCGTCGCGGCGCCCAACCTCACCAAGATGCCCGACGTCGGCCGGACCGAGTACGGCCTGGTGAGCGTTGCCGTGCGGGAATGGCTCGGCTATGTCTGGGTCTGCCTCGCGGAGAACCCGCCCTCCTTCGAGGAGGACGTGATCGGGGCCGTCGTCGAGCGGCTCGGCGACGTCGAGTCGATCGAACGCTACGGCATCGAGAACCTCTCGGTGGGCCGGCGGATCACCTACGACGTGCAGGCCAACTGGAAGCTCATCATCGAGAACTTCATGGAGTGCTACCACTGCGCCACGATCCACCCCGAACTCACCGAGGTCCTTCCGGAGTTCGCCGACGGCTACGCCGCCCAGTACTACGTCGGCCACGGCGCCGAGTTCGGCACGGACATCCAGGGCTTCACGGTGGACGGCTCCGAGGGCCTGGACCGCATTCCGGGTGTGTCCGAGGACCAGGACCGCCGCTACTACGCGATCACCGTCAAGCCGCAGGTGTTCATCAACCTGGTGCCGGACCATGTGATCTTCCACCGGATGTACCCGGTGGCCGCAAACCGGACGATCGTCGAGTGCGACTGGCTCTACCTGCCGCACGTCGTGGAGAGCGGCAAGGACGTCAGCCGGTCCGTGGAGCTCTTCGACCGGGTCAACCGCCAGGACTTCGACGCCTGTGAGCGCACCCAGCCGGGCATGAGCTCACGGCTCTACGCCAAGGGCGGTGTCCTGGTGCCCAGCGAGCACCACATCGGTGCCTTCCACGACTGGGTGAACGAGCGGCTCGGTACGCCCCGGCCGGAGTGA
- a CDS encoding aldehyde dehydrogenase family protein yields the protein MADLYVAGKWRDPVAGGHREIRCPADGTLVATVSEGTRPDTEAAIAAARRAFDDGPWPHTPERERGALLLRTADILERDAKEFARAESLDTGKRLVESEYDIADVVSCFRYYGGIAGTSAGRVVDTGRDDALSRVTYEPVGVCGLITPWNYPLLQASWKVAPALLAGNTVVLKPSELTPSTSILLMKALEEAGLPAGAANLVLGAGAEAGAPLAEDPAVDMVSFTGGLQTGRHIMATAAATVKKVALELGGKNPNVVFADADFETAVDFALTAVFLHSGQVCSAGARLIVEDSLHDAFVDEVVRRARLIRLGGPFDPEAETGPLISAQHREKVEAYVAAGLAEGAVLRCGGARPAEPALASGFYYPPTVLDECRQDMRVVHEESFGPVLTVERFRDEDDALRIANDTEYGLAGAVWTQDAGRAQRVARGLRHGTVWINDYHPYVPQAEWGGFGHSGVGRELGPTGLDEYREPKHVWQNIQPRPQHWFRG from the coding sequence GTGGCAGATCTGTATGTGGCCGGAAAATGGCGTGATCCGGTGGCCGGCGGTCACCGGGAGATCCGCTGTCCGGCGGACGGCACGCTCGTCGCGACGGTCTCGGAGGGCACCCGCCCCGACACCGAGGCGGCGATCGCCGCGGCCCGGCGGGCCTTCGACGACGGCCCCTGGCCGCACACCCCCGAGCGCGAGCGCGGCGCCCTGCTGCTGCGCACCGCCGACATCCTCGAACGCGACGCGAAGGAGTTCGCCCGCGCCGAGTCCCTCGACACCGGCAAACGCCTGGTCGAGAGCGAGTACGACATCGCCGACGTCGTCTCCTGCTTCCGCTACTACGGCGGCATCGCCGGCACCAGCGCCGGCCGGGTGGTCGACACCGGCCGCGACGACGCCCTCAGCCGGGTCACCTACGAACCCGTCGGCGTCTGCGGACTGATCACCCCCTGGAACTACCCCCTGCTCCAGGCCTCCTGGAAGGTCGCCCCGGCCCTCCTCGCGGGCAACACCGTCGTCCTCAAGCCCAGCGAACTGACGCCCTCCACGTCGATCCTGCTGATGAAGGCGCTGGAGGAGGCCGGCCTTCCCGCCGGCGCCGCCAACCTCGTCCTGGGCGCCGGAGCCGAGGCGGGCGCACCGCTGGCCGAGGACCCGGCCGTGGACATGGTGTCCTTCACCGGAGGCCTGCAGACCGGGCGGCACATCATGGCGACCGCCGCGGCGACGGTGAAGAAGGTCGCGCTGGAACTCGGCGGCAAGAATCCGAACGTCGTCTTCGCCGACGCCGACTTCGAGACCGCCGTCGACTTCGCGCTCACCGCCGTCTTCCTGCACTCCGGGCAGGTCTGCTCGGCCGGCGCCCGGCTGATCGTGGAGGACTCCCTGCACGACGCCTTCGTCGACGAGGTCGTACGCCGGGCCCGGCTCATCCGGCTGGGCGGTCCCTTCGACCCCGAGGCCGAGACCGGGCCGCTGATCTCCGCACAGCACCGGGAGAAGGTCGAGGCGTATGTCGCGGCCGGCCTCGCCGAGGGCGCCGTACTGCGCTGCGGCGGCGCACGTCCCGCCGAGCCCGCGCTGGCGAGCGGCTTCTACTACCCGCCGACCGTCCTGGACGAGTGCCGGCAGGACATGCGTGTGGTGCACGAGGAGTCCTTCGGACCCGTGCTCACCGTCGAACGCTTCCGTGACGAGGACGACGCCCTCCGCATCGCCAACGACACGGAGTACGGCCTCGCGGGGGCCGTGTGGACACAGGACGCGGGCAGGGCGCAGCGGGTCGCCCGCGGGCTGCGCCACGGCACCGTGTGGATCAACGACTACCACCCCTATGTGCCGCAGGCGGAGTGGGGTGGTTTCGGGCACTCCGGTGTGGGCCGTGAGCTGGGGCCGACGGGCCTCGACGAATACCGGGAGCCCAAGCATGTCTGGCAGAACATCCAACCCCGGCCGCAGCACTGGTTCCGCGGCTGA
- the betA gene encoding choline dehydrogenase → MAPLHYDFVIVGGGSAGSALANRLSADPGNRVLVLEAGRSDYPWDVFIHMPAALTYPIGSRFYDWKYESEPEPHMGGRRIYHARGKVLGGSSSINGMIFQRGNPMDYERWAADPGMETWDYAHCLPYFRRMENCLAADPDDEFRGHDGPLVLERGPATNPLFTAFLKATQQAGYAPTDDVNGYRQEGFAKFDRNVHRGRRLSASKAYLKPAMKRPNLDVTTRALVTRVLFEGKRAVGVEYRRGRGAPQQVRAGEVILCGGAINSPQLLQLSGVGNAAELSALGIDVVHDLPGVGENMQDHLEVYIQYACKQPVSMQPYLAKWRAPFIGLQWLFRKGPAATNHFEAGGFCRSNEDVDYPNLMFHFLPIAVRYDGSVPAGGHGYQVHVGPMYSDAIGSVKIKSKDPREHPALRFNYLSTEQDRREWVEAIRVARKLLNQPALAPYNDGEISPGPSVETDEEILAWVAKDGETALHPSCTCKMGTDEMSVVDPASMRVHGVEGLRVVDASVMPYVTNGNIYAPVMMIAEKAADLILGKEPLEPSKAAYYRHRDAQKQAG, encoded by the coding sequence ATGGCTCCTCTTCACTACGACTTCGTCATCGTCGGCGGCGGATCGGCCGGCAGTGCGCTGGCGAACCGGCTCTCGGCCGACCCCGGAAACCGGGTGCTCGTCCTGGAGGCGGGCCGCTCCGACTACCCCTGGGACGTCTTCATCCACATGCCCGCGGCTCTCACCTACCCCATAGGCAGCCGCTTCTACGACTGGAAGTACGAGTCCGAGCCCGAGCCGCACATGGGCGGGCGGCGCATCTACCACGCCCGGGGCAAGGTGCTCGGCGGTTCCAGCAGCATCAACGGCATGATCTTCCAGCGCGGCAACCCCATGGACTACGAGCGCTGGGCGGCCGACCCCGGCATGGAGACCTGGGACTACGCGCACTGCCTACCGTACTTCCGCCGGATGGAGAACTGCCTGGCGGCCGACCCGGACGACGAGTTCCGCGGTCATGACGGACCCCTCGTCCTGGAACGCGGCCCGGCGACCAACCCGCTGTTCACCGCCTTCCTCAAGGCCACCCAGCAGGCGGGCTACGCCCCCACGGACGACGTCAACGGTTACCGGCAGGAAGGATTCGCCAAGTTCGACCGCAACGTCCACCGGGGGCGCCGGCTGTCGGCCTCGAAGGCGTATCTCAAGCCCGCCATGAAGCGGCCGAACCTTGACGTGACCACCCGCGCCCTCGTCACCCGGGTCCTCTTCGAGGGCAAGCGGGCGGTCGGCGTCGAGTACCGGCGCGGCCGGGGCGCACCCCAGCAGGTCCGCGCCGGTGAGGTCATCCTGTGCGGCGGCGCGATCAACTCGCCGCAGCTGCTCCAGCTCTCCGGCGTCGGCAACGCCGCCGAGCTGTCCGCCCTCGGCATCGACGTCGTCCACGACCTGCCCGGCGTCGGCGAGAACATGCAGGACCACCTGGAGGTGTACATCCAGTACGCCTGCAAGCAGCCCGTCTCCATGCAGCCGTACCTGGCGAAGTGGCGGGCCCCCTTCATCGGCCTGCAGTGGCTGTTCAGGAAGGGGCCGGCCGCCACCAACCACTTCGAGGCCGGCGGCTTCTGCCGCAGCAACGAGGACGTGGACTACCCCAACCTGATGTTCCACTTCCTGCCCATCGCGGTCCGCTACGACGGTTCCGTGCCCGCCGGCGGCCACGGCTATCAGGTCCACGTCGGACCCATGTACTCCGACGCCATCGGCTCCGTGAAGATCAAGAGCAAGGACCCGCGCGAGCACCCGGCCCTGCGCTTCAACTACCTCTCCACCGAGCAGGACCGCCGCGAGTGGGTCGAGGCCATCCGGGTCGCGCGCAAGCTCCTCAACCAGCCCGCGCTCGCCCCCTACAACGACGGCGAGATCTCGCCCGGCCCGTCCGTGGAGACGGACGAGGAGATCCTCGCCTGGGTCGCCAAGGACGGCGAGACCGCCCTGCACCCGTCCTGCACCTGCAAGATGGGCACCGACGAGATGTCCGTCGTCGACCCGGCCAGCATGCGCGTGCACGGCGTGGAGGGCCTGCGGGTCGTGGACGCGTCGGTGATGCCCTACGTCACCAACGGCAACATCTACGCCCCGGTGATGATGATCGCCGAGAAGGCGGCCGACCTCATCCTCGGCAAGGAGCCGCTGGAGCCCTCGAAGGCCGCGTACTACCGGCACCGCGACGCCCAGAAACAGGCAGGGTAG
- a CDS encoding bifunctional 3-phenylpropionate/cinnamic acid dioxygenase ferredoxin subunit has protein sequence MMIPACRLADLPRGEAHRLDIEPPVSVFHTDDGELFAIDDTCTHQDASLADGWLEGCEVECPLHASKFDLRTGAVDAPPAKLPVRTHEVVVEDGMIYVRLSAQAPNLPPCISARLAGGPA, from the coding sequence ATGATGATTCCCGCGTGCCGTCTCGCGGATCTGCCGCGAGGCGAGGCCCACCGGCTCGACATCGAGCCTCCCGTGTCGGTGTTCCACACCGACGACGGCGAGCTCTTCGCCATCGACGACACCTGCACCCACCAGGACGCGTCGCTCGCCGACGGCTGGCTGGAGGGCTGTGAGGTGGAGTGTCCTCTTCACGCCTCCAAGTTCGACCTGAGAACCGGGGCCGTGGACGCGCCCCCGGCCAAGCTGCCGGTCCGCACCCACGAGGTCGTCGTGGAGGACGGCATGATCTATGTGCGGCTCTCCGCGCAGGCCCCCAACCTTCCGCCGTGCATCTCGGCCCGCCTGGCCGGAGGCCCCGCGTGA
- a CDS encoding NAD(P)/FAD-dependent oxidoreductase, translating into MRTVAVVGASLAGLSAARSLRKRGYDGRLVLVGEEPHRPYDRPPLSKEFLAGAIGEAELALERDDEDLQAEWVLGTRATGLDRTERAIRLADGREIRADGVVIATGAAARTLPGTEGLAGVHVLRTLDDARALRDGLALGGRLVVIGGGFVGAEVAATAYALGLDVTVVEAAPTPLAGPLGPAMGGIVSALHTDHGVRLLCGVGVKGLGGERRVDAVLLEDGRTLPADIVVVGVGARPCVDWLEGSGVALDNGVKCGADGRTTLAGVVAVGDCANWYDPHTGAHRRVEHWTGALERPDSAVATLLAGGAVEPGVPRPPYFWSDQYGVRIQFAGHAAGADDVTVEEGSTGDRSFLAVYRRAGRPVAVLGMNQPRLFTRWRKQLTSAATAS; encoded by the coding sequence GTGAGGACCGTGGCCGTCGTAGGCGCCTCGCTGGCCGGCCTGTCGGCCGCGCGCTCGCTGCGCAAGCGGGGCTACGACGGCCGCCTGGTCCTCGTCGGCGAGGAACCGCACCGCCCGTACGACAGGCCGCCGCTGTCCAAGGAGTTCCTGGCCGGTGCGATCGGCGAGGCCGAACTGGCGCTGGAGCGGGACGACGAGGACCTCCAGGCGGAGTGGGTGCTCGGCACCCGCGCCACCGGACTCGACCGCACCGAGCGGGCGATCCGGCTCGCCGACGGCCGGGAGATCCGCGCCGACGGGGTGGTCATCGCCACCGGCGCGGCCGCCCGCACCCTGCCCGGCACCGAGGGCCTCGCCGGCGTCCATGTGCTGCGCACCCTGGACGACGCCCGCGCCCTGCGCGACGGACTCGCCCTGGGCGGGCGGCTGGTGGTGATCGGCGGCGGCTTCGTCGGCGCCGAGGTCGCCGCCACGGCGTACGCCCTCGGCCTCGACGTCACCGTGGTCGAGGCGGCGCCGACCCCGCTGGCCGGACCGCTCGGCCCGGCCATGGGCGGCATCGTCTCCGCCCTCCACACGGATCACGGCGTACGGCTGCTGTGCGGTGTCGGGGTCAAGGGGCTCGGCGGCGAGCGGCGCGTGGACGCCGTACTCCTGGAGGACGGCCGCACCCTGCCCGCCGACATCGTCGTCGTCGGCGTGGGCGCGCGGCCCTGCGTCGACTGGCTCGAAGGCTCCGGCGTCGCCCTCGACAACGGCGTGAAGTGCGGCGCCGACGGCCGTACGACGCTGGCCGGGGTGGTCGCCGTCGGCGACTGCGCCAACTGGTACGACCCGCACACCGGAGCCCACCGCAGGGTCGAGCACTGGACCGGCGCGCTGGAACGGCCGGACTCCGCCGTCGCCACGCTCCTCGCGGGCGGTGCCGTCGAGCCGGGTGTGCCCCGGCCGCCGTACTTCTGGTCGGACCAGTACGGCGTGCGGATCCAGTTCGCCGGCCACGCCGCCGGGGCCGACGACGTGACGGTGGAGGAAGGCTCCACCGGCGACCGCAGCTTCCTCGCCGTCTACCGGCGCGCGGGCCGGCCGGTCGCCGTGCTCGGGATGAATCAGCCGCGGCTGTTCACCCGCTGGCGCAAACAGCTCACCTCCGCGGCGACAGCCTCTTGA
- a CDS encoding MBL fold metallo-hydrolase — translation MPGARIERLVTSGTFSLDGGTWDVDNNVWIVGDDTEAIVIDAAHDADAILQALGERALRAIVCTHAHNDHIDAAPELAARTGAPILLHPDDLELWKQTHPDRAPDAELTDGQPLTVAGAELTVLHTPGHAPGAVCLYAPRLSALFSGDTLFAGGPGATGRSYSDFPTIIRSIGERLLALPGDTVVHTGHGDTTTIGAEAPHLQEWIDRGF, via the coding sequence ATGCCGGGCGCTCGCATCGAACGCCTCGTCACCTCGGGGACGTTCTCGCTGGACGGCGGCACCTGGGACGTCGACAACAATGTGTGGATCGTGGGCGACGACACCGAGGCGATCGTCATCGACGCCGCCCATGACGCCGACGCGATCCTCCAGGCCCTCGGCGAACGTGCCCTGCGGGCGATCGTGTGCACCCACGCGCACAACGACCACATCGACGCCGCGCCCGAGCTCGCCGCCCGCACCGGAGCTCCGATCCTGCTGCATCCCGACGATCTGGAGCTGTGGAAGCAGACCCACCCCGACCGGGCGCCCGACGCCGAGCTGACCGACGGGCAGCCCCTCACGGTCGCGGGAGCGGAGCTGACCGTGCTGCACACCCCGGGCCACGCCCCCGGCGCCGTGTGCCTGTACGCGCCGCGGCTCTCCGCGCTCTTCAGCGGCGACACCCTGTTCGCCGGCGGGCCGGGTGCCACGGGACGGTCGTACAGCGACTTCCCGACCATCATCCGCTCGATCGGCGAACGCCTCCTCGCCCTGCCGGGCGACACCGTCGTGCACACCGGTCACGGCGACACCACCACCATCGGCGCCGAGGCACCGCATCTGCAGGAGTGGATCGACCGCGGCTTCTGA
- a CDS encoding S-(hydroxymethyl)mycothiol dehydrogenase, which translates to MTQQVRAVVARSKGAPVSLETIVVPDPGPGEALVKIEACGVCHTDLHYREGGISDDFPFLLGHEAAGVVEAVGEGVTDVAPGDFVILNWRAVCGQCRACLRGRPWYCFNTHNAKQKMTLTDGTELSPALGIGAFAEKTLVAAGQCTKVDRAASAAAAGLLGCGVMAGLGAAINTGNVGRGDTVAVIGCGGVGAAAIAGAGLAGAAKIIAVDIDDRKLATATKLGATHTVNSRQADAVDAVRELTGGFGADVVIDAVGRPETYRQAFYARDLAGTVVLVGVPTPEMKLELPLLDVFGRGGALKSSWYGDCLPSRDFPMLIDLYLQGRLDLDAFVTETIALDDVEKAFERMHHGDVLRSVVVF; encoded by the coding sequence ATGACTCAGCAGGTCCGTGCTGTCGTCGCGCGGAGCAAGGGCGCCCCTGTCAGTCTGGAGACGATCGTCGTGCCCGACCCCGGTCCGGGCGAGGCGCTGGTCAAGATCGAGGCCTGCGGTGTCTGCCACACCGATCTGCATTATCGCGAGGGCGGCATCAGCGACGACTTCCCGTTCCTGCTGGGCCATGAGGCGGCGGGAGTGGTGGAGGCGGTGGGCGAGGGCGTCACGGACGTGGCCCCCGGTGACTTCGTCATCCTCAACTGGCGTGCGGTGTGCGGCCAGTGCCGGGCCTGTCTGCGCGGGCGGCCCTGGTACTGCTTCAACACGCACAACGCCAAGCAGAAGATGACCCTGACCGACGGCACGGAGCTGTCCCCGGCCCTCGGTATCGGCGCCTTCGCCGAGAAGACCCTCGTCGCGGCGGGACAGTGCACGAAGGTCGACCGGGCCGCCTCGGCCGCTGCCGCCGGGCTGCTGGGCTGTGGTGTGATGGCGGGCCTCGGCGCGGCCATCAACACCGGCAACGTCGGCCGCGGTGACACCGTCGCCGTGATCGGCTGCGGCGGCGTGGGTGCCGCGGCGATCGCCGGGGCCGGCCTCGCGGGTGCGGCGAAGATCATCGCGGTGGACATCGACGACCGCAAACTCGCCACGGCGACGAAGCTGGGTGCGACCCACACCGTCAACTCCAGGCAGGCCGACGCGGTCGACGCGGTGCGCGAGCTGACCGGAGGGTTCGGCGCCGACGTCGTGATCGACGCGGTGGGCCGCCCGGAGACGTACCGGCAGGCCTTCTACGCCCGTGACCTCGCCGGAACCGTGGTGCTGGTCGGCGTGCCGACCCCGGAGATGAAACTGGAGCTGCCCCTGCTGGACGTCTTCGGCCGGGGCGGGGCGCTGAAGTCGTCCTGGTACGGCGACTGCCTGCCCTCCCGCGACTTCCCGATGCTGATCGACCTCTATCTCCAGGGCCGCCTCGACCTGGACGCCTTCGTCACCGAGACCATCGCGCTCGACGACGTGGAGAAGGCCTTCGAGCGGATGCACCACGGCGACGTGCTGCGTTCGGTGGTGGTCTTCTGA